Sequence from the Clostridium butyricum genome:
CATATCCCTTATACGAAAACATTCGTTTTTTTCAAGAATGTCACAATAAAGCTTTTCAATATTCAAAAACTTAACTTCTTCAATGTTTTCAGACATTATGTGAGCCTTTTTAACTTTAATAAGATCTTCGAATAATTCTACATCTATTATATTAAGTAATTTTTTTATTGAAACTTTATCTTCTAAATCACTATGCATATATGTTATCAACGTCTTTACTTTCTTAATTGTTCCATTATCATATTTCAAAGACCTTAATATTTTTTCTGCCATACAAGCACTTTCTATAAAAATATTATCTACTTTTTCTAACTTGTTATTCCAATCCTTTAATTTTCCTAAGTCATGAAAAAGCATTGTGAGCCTTAAGGATAAATCCTTTTTTATATTGCACGATGATAAAATTAAATGTTCATATAAATTATAACATTTAATTTTATCATTTATATAGTAATCATAGGCCTTATCCAAGTCATCAGCAATATATTTTAGAATACTACATTCATGTAATAATTTTAAACCATTTGGATTATTAAGAATTATCTTATTAAATTCTTCTCTGATTCTTTCTTTTGATATAAATTCTAGATTATTATTAAGAATTTTAATTGACTGTATAATAGCTTCTTCAATTTTAAAATCAAGTTGTACAGCAAATCTTACTGCCCTAAGCATTCTTAGGGAATCCTCAGTAAATCGTTTTTCAGGATTTCCAACAGTTCGTATTACTTTATTCTTTAAATCAGACAATCCATCAAAATAATCAATT
This genomic interval carries:
- a CDS encoding CCA tRNA nucleotidyltransferase produces the protein MNYKLKIPSDVQYIINVLIENGYEGYMVGGCVRDLLINREPNDYDITTNAKPEIVARLFDKVILTGLKHGTVTVIINKVQYEVTTYREDGEYKDSRHPENVKFVTDIKNDLSRRDFTINAMAYNKEKGLIDYFDGLSDLKNKVIRTVGNPEKRFTEDSLRMLRAVRFAVQLDFKIEEAIIQSIKILNNNLEFISKERIREEFNKIILNNPNGLKLLHECSILKYIADDLDKAYDYYINDKIKCYNLYEHLILSSCNIKKDLSLRLTMLFHDLGKLKDWNNKLEKVDNIFIESACMAEKILRSLKYDNGTIKKVKTLITYMHSDLEDKVSIKKLLNIIDVELFEDLIKVKKAHIMSENIEEVKFLNIEKLYCDILEKNECFRIRDMKINGEDIIKIGVKKGKDVGTMLNYLLCKVIEDNNLNYKKKLLELAEDKLSMNI